Genomic segment of Halonatronomonas betaini:
TTTTTTTCAAGATTGTTCGGACCTCCTGAATAACAATCCTGAATAAAGGCAATAAAAAAACTACTCCGAAGAGTAGTATTATAAGTTAAGCTACTCCCTTCGGTAGCTGAACCACCCAATAACTATTGGGCTTCAGGCTTTGCGGACCTGCCTTACGACAGGGGTGCCTTTATCAAAGGATGTTATTAAATTTTTAAAACATATTTTTAATCTTTGGATTCATTATATCATAAAGATAAAAAAATGTGTATAATATTAAAGAATTATTATTTGTTATCCAGAGAAAATAGTCCTAATTCCTTAGGTTGATAATCAGGAAAAATTTCCACCAATCTTGTTATCAGAGCATCATACTCTATTTTTTCAATATCTTCAATTAACTCATTGACCTGATTAAACTGCTCTCTGGTTATATCTCCCTGGTCCTTAAGGTCGGCATAAGCTGAAAAGAAAGCTGTTAAAGCTTTAAGCTTGATACTTTCATCACTGGGCATTTGGGATCGCATCCTCATAAGACATATTCTCAGGATCAACAAAACGGATATGATCCTCATCGAAATGGAGGTTAACCAGTCCAGTCTGGCCAGTTCTCTGCTTGGCAATAATAATATCGGTCTTACCCTGGGTTCCTTCAAGTTCTGCCTTTTCCCTGGCAGCAGCTGAAGTATGAGCCTCTCTATAAAGGAAGATAACTCCATCAGCTATCTCTTCAATATTTCCTGAATCACGAAGATCAGAGAGCACAGGCCGTTTATCCTGTCTGCTTGTAAAGCTACGGCTGATCTGTGATATCAATACAATCGGGACCTCAAGCTCTGAGGCCATATTTCTCAGCTGGAGTACGATTTCACCGACAGCTCTGGCTGTATTCTGAGCACTATCTTCAGGTAATTTGACCATCTGGAGATAATCAATAATTACTAGCCCCAGCTCATCTAGCTGTGACTTAAACTTTCGCAATCGGGCCCGAATCTGGGCAACATTCAAACCACGCTCATCAGAGATCATCAGCGGATATTCATGCATCTTATTTAAAGCACTTGAAATCTTCTCATCCTCAGAATCACTGGTTTCTCCCTGACTGTATTTCCAGGCATTAACCATTGCTTCCTGAACGATCATCCTGTCAACGATCTCCTGGGCCTCCATCTCAAGTGAGATAATTCCAACAGGAATATCCCGGCGGAGAATATTCTGTGCAATATTAATAGCAAAAGCAGTCTTACCCATAGAAGTGGAAGCAGCAATAACATTCAGGTGGCCTTTCTTGAAACCCCCTATCATTCTATCCAAACTCATATAACCGGTCTGAACCCCGGTATCAGTTAAATTATTCCGACGGTCAATATAATATTCATAGGATTTTATTAAGGCCTCTTCCATAGAAAAGATATGTTTTTCAAGATCACTGGCCTCACTTGTCGCAGTGAAGACAATCTCCTGGGCCCGGGATTGATACTGGTCAATAGTTCTATCAGGATCATTAGCCAGCTCCTGGAGCTGGTTGGCTGCCTGACGCAGAAGTTTTTTCTGATAATCTTCCTTAATCAGGTCAATAGTTGGCTTTAATTCTTCTCTGGAGTTATAGCCAGAAGTAAGCCGTTCCATGATCTCTTCAGGATCATTAACAAGATTACCCTCTCTAAGTTTTAATAATAACTTTGTCCTGGAGATCCCGCCATCCCGTCTAAACTGTTTGAGTAACTCCTCGTAAATCAAACTTGCCTGAGGATTATTAAAATGTCTATTTTCCAGTTCATCAGCAGCTTGATCGATCTGGTCTGGATACTGAAGCAGAATCCCTAATAATTGAAATTCATGGTTGTTCTCTGGCATTAAAACTTACCTCCTTCTAATCATTCTGGTTCTTCCCATTCAAGGTTGTCCCAGCTTAAATCACATGTAAAATTATCTTCCTCGGTTTCTTCATCTATATTAATAGTTTTGTCTGCAGTATTTTTACCATTAGCTTTATCTCGATGGTACTTTTTACTTCTTTCATTGAAAAAAGCCTCAGCCTCTTCAGTATTTTGAATACCTGCATCCTTTAAAGGTTTAATATAATTCCTTTCAATATAATCAAGGGAAGGCCGGCCATCCCGTTTCTGTTTAACAGCTTTTTTAACAGCCCAGCAGGCAAGTTGCACAGAAAGCCCCTGACCACCTTTAAGCCAACTTTGTAACGTCTCAAGTTGAATAGGATTTAGTTGATGATAATTCTTAAAACCATAAATTCTGGCCAGTTCACGGGTCTCCCGGTATAGTCTATCATATTCCTGGAGCTTTTCAAAGCTAAAAATCTCCTTTTCATACCAGTCAGAAATAATAGCCCGTAAGTAATAATGAGCTCTCTCATGGGGGTTCTGTGGATGCTCCAGCCATTTATGGACCCTATTTAAGAGCTCTTCTATTAAAGCTGGAGGGAAATCATCGCACCAGCGGCTAATCTCAGCTCTAGCCTGTTTTAGAGCTTGAGAATCAGGCTGGCCAGGAAAAAACTCTAAAAGTTTCTTAACTAACTCGCTATCATCTCTAGCAGCACAGGCATTATCATCGTCTTTCTGGCTAGGCATTAGTCCTGATGGATTTAAAGAGATATAGATATTATCATCTTTATTTAAATTCCTTAAATCAAGTTTATTCTGATTATCATTTAAATTTTCAAAAATGATAATTTCCCTTTCCTGTAAATATTCTAAACCAGTAATAACCTCATTTAAAGAGCCAGGTATTAAGCAGTTTAACTCCTGTAAACTTAGCTCTTTCGCATCGACCTCAGCTCCTTTGCTGGCCAGCAATAAAAATGCAGCCAGACTGGAACCAGGAAACTGGGTTAAAAAACCCCGGTTGATCAGGTCAGTGCCAAGTGAAACTGTCCTGCTTGCCGGGGATCCTTTAAAAGAAATACCTTCCTGCCTAAACCAGAAACCACCATCCATATCAGGTTTAGCCTCCTTTATAAATAAATTAATTATGTAAAAGTAAAATTATTTCCGAAAACTTTTTAAGCTGTAATATTATCAATTCTTGATCAAACTGAAATTTCCTGCCTATAAATCGAAGTTCTTGACTGTGGCCTATTAATTTGCTACTATTATCTTGTAATCAAGCCATTTTTAAAAAGTCTAAAGTTGTTAGACAATTTAAAATATTATTTCTAAAGGGGATTTTATTATGCCACGCGGTTTAAACAAAGTTTTAGTTGGCGCCCAGTGGGGCGATGAAGGTAAAGGAAAAATAACTGATATGCTGGCCAGAGAAGCTGATGTTGTCGTTAGATATGGTGGAGGAAATAATGCCGGGCATACAGTCGTTGTAAAAGATGATAAATTTGAATTACATTTAATACCTTCTGGAATATTGCAAAAAAACACTATTTGTATGATTGGAAACGGTGTAGTTGTCGATTTAAAAGTACTTGTCGAAGAGATGGAAATGCTAGAAGATAGAGGAATTAGTCTTGAAAACTTTTATTTGAGTAAAACTGCACATTTAGTATTACCCTATCATAGAATACTGGATAACTTAGAAGAAAAAAGGAAAGCTGACGATAAAATAGGTACAACAGGCCGGGGAATTGGTCCTGCTTATACAGATAAAGTTGCCAGAAGAGGCCTGAGAGTTCTAGATATCTTCAATGAATCAAGATTTACTGAGAAACTTAAAAAAGCGCTCGAATATCATAATGCAATCCTTCATGGAGTTTATGGAGAAGATAAAATATCTGTAGATGAAATTAAAGCTGAAATCTTACCCCTTGCTGATAAATTGGCTCCATATGTTACTAATACCCCCTATCTGCTTGAAAAATACAGACAGGATCGCAAAAAGATCTTTTTTGAAGGAGCCCAGGGCAGCCTCTTAGATATAGATTTTGGTACATATCCATTTGTAACATCTTCCAACCCAGGCAGTGGAGGCGTAACCTCAGGAACCGGTTTTGGTCCTAAATATATAGATAGTGTAATTGGTGTAGCTAAAGCCTATCTCACTAGAGTCGGTGAAGGTCCATTTCCAACAGAACTTCACGGTAGTACTGGAGATCTTCTTAGAGATAAAGGTAGAGAGTTCGGTGTAACGACTGGTCGCCCCAGGAGATGTGGCTGGTTAGATCTACCTGCTCTCCGCTATGCCAGCATAGTTAATGGCTTTACCGAGTTAGTACTGACAAAATTAGATGTCTTAAGCGGTTTTGATAAACTAAAAGTCTGTACCGCCTATAAAATAAATGGCGAAAAGACCAAAAATTTCCCGGCAGACCTTTTAGATTGCGATAATGTGGAACCAGTCTATGAAACTTTACCTGGCTGGAATGTTGATATTTCAGGAATGCGGGATATAATAGAATTACCAGAAAATGCCCGCTGTTATTTAGATATTATAGAAAATGAAGTTGATCTACCGATATCATATATAAGTACAGGTCCAGAAAGACGAGAATGCATCAGAAAACCTGTCAGAAAAGGACTGTTTTTTTAGCTGATTGAAAAGGAGGCGTAATCATGAAAGTATTAGTAGTCGGGTCAGGCGGTAGAGAACATGCCCTGATCTGGAAATTACATCAGAGTGACCATGTCAATAAAATATATGCAACTCCAGGTAATAATGGTATGGAGGATCTTGCCGAGCTAATAAATATTGAGGCAGGAGATATTAATAAACTTGCAGATTTTGCCGAGGAACAGAAAATAGATTTAACTATTGTCGGTCCAGAAGAACCACTGGTTGCCGGCATAGTCAATGAATTTAAAGATCGGCATCTCAGGATATTTGGCCCTGAAAAAGAGGCTGCTATGCTTGAAGGCAGTAAAGTATTTGCCAAACGACTCCTGGAAAAGTATGATATTCCAACAGCTGAATATGAAGTCTTTACAGACCCATCAACAGCATTAAAATATTTAAAAGATGCCGAATATCCATTAGTTATCAAAGCTGAAGGTCCGGCCCAGGGCCAGGGAGCAGTAATTTGTACCGGCGAACCAGAAGCTTTTAGAACCGTTGAAAAGATAATGGAAGATAGGATTTTTGGTGATGCCGGTGAAAGAATTGTTATTGAGAATTTCTTAGAGGGTGAAGAGATTTCTGTCTTCGCCTTAACAGACGGCGAAACAGTTCTTCCATTTGCAGAAGCTGTTGATTACAAGGCAGTTTTTGATGGCGATGAAGGTCCAAATACAGCTGGAATGGGAAGTTACTCTCCGGTCCACTGGCTCGATGAAGATCTAAAAGAAGAGATCTATGAAGATATCATGTATCCAACAATCAATGCCCTGGAAGAAGAGGGAATTCATTTTCAAGGAGTGCTATATGCCGTTGTAATCATAACAGCTTCAGGTCCAAGAGTTCTGGAATTTAATGCTCGCTTTGGAGACCCTGAAACCCAGGCAATCCTGCCAAGGCTTAATAACGATCTCTTTGAATTATTAAATAAAACGATCGATGGCCGTCTGGCCGAAGTTTCAATAGATATGGCATCCTTAACCGTACTCACATTAGTACTTGCTTCAGGTGGTTATCCAATCACCCATGAAGAAGGCTTTACAATTACAGGTCTTGAAGAAGCAAGCCATATTGATGAGTTGATAATATTCCATGCCGGCACAAAAAAATCAGGCAACTCCTTTATTACAGCCGGCGGCAGAGTTCTAAACCTCACAGTAATGGAAGACGGCTTAATGGCAGCAGCCGATCTGGCTTATGACTTAGTCGATGTCGTCCAGTTCCAGGATATGCATTACCGGAGCGATATCGGCTCTGACTCATTACTGGCCGTCGATGACGACGAAATCCAGATAGAAGAAAACATATAATTAATAGCAGAAAAAACAAATTAATGTTATAATAGAGTCATAATATTGAGAGGTGATGATTATGACTGAAATAAGACCTTTAGATGATCTGAAAAATGTAGAAAAAATTTCTGAATTATGCCATCAAAGTGATGAACCTATTTATATCACTAAAGATGGTTATGGGGATCTAGTTGTAATGAGTAAAAGCAGCTATGATAAAAAATTAGCAAGACTTGAATTATATGAAAAGATTGCTAAGGGTGAAGAAGATATAGAAAAGGGTAATTTATCTAACATTGATAAAGCCTTTGAAGGTTTAATTAAATAAATGGTCGATAATATATTTGAGATAAAAATCACTGATGAAGCCAGACATGATCTAGAAAAAATTTATGATTATATAAGCTTAGAATTTAAAAATGATATTGCTGCTAAGAAGTTAATTAGGAAAATTCGTGATTCTATAATTCGACTACGAGAATTTCCATATATGTCAGAACTATTAAAAGATGAAATACTGAGAAAAAAAGGATATAGAAAAATTGTTATTGATAATTATATTGTTATCTATAAAGTTAATAAAGATGAGAGATTAGTAATAATCGTTAGAATAATATATAATAGAAGGCAATATCAAGACTTAATTTAAAAATAAAAAACCCCTAATGGTAAACAGAATAAAAGTCTGTGTTACCATAAGGGGCTTTTTTTATGGCTATTTATTTTCAAATTCAAATAACTCAGTTGAAAGATAACGTTCGCCACTATCAGG
This window contains:
- a CDS encoding replicative DNA helicase, whose translation is MPENNHEFQLLGILLQYPDQIDQAADELENRHFNNPQASLIYEELLKQFRRDGGISRTKLLLKLREGNLVNDPEEIMERLTSGYNSREELKPTIDLIKEDYQKKLLRQAANQLQELANDPDRTIDQYQSRAQEIVFTATSEASDLEKHIFSMEEALIKSYEYYIDRRNNLTDTGVQTGYMSLDRMIGGFKKGHLNVIAASTSMGKTAFAINIAQNILRRDIPVGIISLEMEAQEIVDRMIVQEAMVNAWKYSQGETSDSEDEKISSALNKMHEYPLMISDERGLNVAQIRARLRKFKSQLDELGLVIIDYLQMVKLPEDSAQNTARAVGEIVLQLRNMASELEVPIVLISQISRSFTSRQDKRPVLSDLRDSGNIEEIADGVIFLYREAHTSAAAREKAELEGTQGKTDIIIAKQRTGQTGLVNLHFDEDHIRFVDPENMSYEDAIPNAQ
- a CDS encoding DnaD domain protein, with product MDGGFWFRQEGISFKGSPASRTVSLGTDLINRGFLTQFPGSSLAAFLLLASKGAEVDAKELSLQELNCLIPGSLNEVITGLEYLQEREIIIFENLNDNQNKLDLRNLNKDDNIYISLNPSGLMPSQKDDDNACAARDDSELVKKLLEFFPGQPDSQALKQARAEISRWCDDFPPALIEELLNRVHKWLEHPQNPHERAHYYLRAIISDWYEKEIFSFEKLQEYDRLYRETRELARIYGFKNYHQLNPIQLETLQSWLKGGQGLSVQLACWAVKKAVKQKRDGRPSLDYIERNYIKPLKDAGIQNTEEAEAFFNERSKKYHRDKANGKNTADKTINIDEETEEDNFTCDLSWDNLEWEEPE
- a CDS encoding adenylosuccinate synthase: MPRGLNKVLVGAQWGDEGKGKITDMLAREADVVVRYGGGNNAGHTVVVKDDKFELHLIPSGILQKNTICMIGNGVVVDLKVLVEEMEMLEDRGISLENFYLSKTAHLVLPYHRILDNLEEKRKADDKIGTTGRGIGPAYTDKVARRGLRVLDIFNESRFTEKLKKALEYHNAILHGVYGEDKISVDEIKAEILPLADKLAPYVTNTPYLLEKYRQDRKKIFFEGAQGSLLDIDFGTYPFVTSSNPGSGGVTSGTGFGPKYIDSVIGVAKAYLTRVGEGPFPTELHGSTGDLLRDKGREFGVTTGRPRRCGWLDLPALRYASIVNGFTELVLTKLDVLSGFDKLKVCTAYKINGEKTKNFPADLLDCDNVEPVYETLPGWNVDISGMRDIIELPENARCYLDIIENEVDLPISYISTGPERRECIRKPVRKGLFF
- the purD gene encoding phosphoribosylamine--glycine ligase — protein: MKVLVVGSGGREHALIWKLHQSDHVNKIYATPGNNGMEDLAELINIEAGDINKLADFAEEQKIDLTIVGPEEPLVAGIVNEFKDRHLRIFGPEKEAAMLEGSKVFAKRLLEKYDIPTAEYEVFTDPSTALKYLKDAEYPLVIKAEGPAQGQGAVICTGEPEAFRTVEKIMEDRIFGDAGERIVIENFLEGEEISVFALTDGETVLPFAEAVDYKAVFDGDEGPNTAGMGSYSPVHWLDEDLKEEIYEDIMYPTINALEEEGIHFQGVLYAVVIITASGPRVLEFNARFGDPETQAILPRLNNDLFELLNKTIDGRLAEVSIDMASLTVLTLVLASGGYPITHEEGFTITGLEEASHIDELIIFHAGTKKSGNSFITAGGRVLNLTVMEDGLMAAADLAYDLVDVVQFQDMHYRSDIGSDSLLAVDDDEIQIEENI
- a CDS encoding prevent-host-death protein, with the translated sequence MTEIRPLDDLKNVEKISELCHQSDEPIYITKDGYGDLVVMSKSSYDKKLARLELYEKIAKGEEDIEKGNLSNIDKAFEGLIK
- a CDS encoding type II toxin-antitoxin system RelE/ParE family toxin — translated: MVDNIFEIKITDEARHDLEKIYDYISLEFKNDIAAKKLIRKIRDSIIRLREFPYMSELLKDEILRKKGYRKIVIDNYIVIYKVNKDERLVIIVRIIYNRRQYQDLI